The Misgurnus anguillicaudatus chromosome 21, ASM2758022v2, whole genome shotgun sequence genome includes a window with the following:
- the LOC129452420 gene encoding beta-1,3-galactosyltransferase 2: MVQEIDINEEQRRCFGFQCRAQRSHVLSIILLVPLLLCYLDSSVLLDTWASTVGFLSEAFTLVSTSTSSDESWKRPDKFYVAYPHEYHFVMNEPEKCQKEKPFVVLMVPVASSNKAAREAIRDTWGSEKLVGNNIVSVFFLLGLSSPEEDTTLQEQLLEESQKYHDLLQSDFLDSYHNLTIKTMVMLEWLTLYCRNASYAMKVDSDIFLNVNNLVKLLLSAPKENYMTGLVTRGGVVARNPSSKWYLPKKVFNPVIYPTYALGLGYVLSLDLPEKLVEAAKHVKAVYIEDVYLGMCMKHLGISLTFPPTGGLFNINPVKYNRCRYSKLIATTTKSLRDQVEFWKDLQKPDPPC, encoded by the exons ATGGTGCAGGAGATTGACATCAATGAGGAACAAAG ACGGTGCTTTGGATTTCAGTGCAGAGCTCAACGCTCACATGTCCTCTCCATCATTTTGCTGGTCCCATTGCTGTTGTGCTACCTGGATTCCTCCGTATTATTAGATACCTGGGCATCAACGGTTGGATTTCTTTCTGAGGCATTCACCTTAGTGTCTACATCGACGAGTTCTGACGAATCGTGGAAACGTCCTGACAAATTCTATGTAGCTTATCCACACGAGTATCATTTTGTTATGAATGAGCCAGAGAAGTGCCAGAAGGAAAAGCCTTTTGTGGTTTTGATGGTACCAGTGGCTTCGAGCAACAAGGCCGCTCGGGAGGCCATCCGAGACACGTGGGGTTCGGAGAAATTGGTGGGGAACAATATCGTGAGCGTGTTCTTTCTGTTGGGTTTATCGTCTCCTGAAGAAGACACAACGCTTCAAGAACAACTGCTGGAGGAAAGCCAGAAGTATCACGATCTTCTCCAAAGTGATTTCTTAGACAGCTACCATAATCTCACCATTAAGACTATGGTGATGCTCGAATGGTTGACTCTGTACTGTCGGAACGCTTCCTATGCGATGAAAGTCGACTCGGATATATTTCTCAACGTAAACAACTTGGTGAAACTGCTTCTGTCTGCACCAAAAGAAAACTATATGACTGgacttgtaaccaggggtggaGTGGTAGCTAGAAACCCAAGCTCTAAATGGTACCTCCCAAAAAAAGTTTTCAACCCGGTTATATATCCAACCTACGCTTTGGGCTTGGGATACGTATTGTCTTTAGACCTGCCGGAGAAGCTTGTTGAAGCAGCAAAACATGTCAAAGCTGTTTACATAGAAGATGTTTATTTAGGAATGTGCATGAAGCATTTAGGTATATCGCTAACATTCCCTCCGACGGGAGGTCTATTTAACATTAATCCTGTGAAATATAACCGCTGTCGATACTCCAAACTCATCGCTACCACTACTAAAAGCTTAAGAGATCAAGTCGAGTTTTGGAAGGATTTACAAAAACCAGACCCACCTTGTTAA
- the nqo1 gene encoding NAD(P)H dehydrogenase [quinone] 1, with protein sequence MAQKTALIVYAHQSPASFNAAARDVAVEALKEQGYKVLVSDLYAMNFKAVATAEDIKGKLKDPEHFRYNEETSIALKDGRLCDDITEEQNKIKQAELVIFQFPLYWFSVPAIMKGWIDRVLTQGFAYTLGNMYDNGMLKGKKALLSITTGGMESMYQHDGLNGDINVLLWPLQSGVLHFCGFEVLAPQIFWSPAHCPPPVRTSLLDAWRERVNGLMTEKHLSFAPLEYFDLSFQGGFRIRPEVKEKCASQSHGITTAHHLGKPLPPDNQTKAK encoded by the exons ATGG CACAAAAGACAGCGCTGATCGTTTATGCCCATCAGAGTCCCGCATCATTCAACGCAGCAGCACGTGATGTAGCGGTTGAGGCTCTGAAGGAGCAAGGCTATAAAGTCTTAGTTTCGGACCTCTACGCAATGAACTTCAAAGCCGTAGCTACTGCAGAGGATATAAAAG GTAAACTGAAGGACCCAGagcactttcggtacaatgaaGAGACGAGTATTGCATTGAAAGATGGTCGACTATGTGATGACATCACAGAAGAACAGAATAAGATTAAGCAGGCGGAGCTGGTCATCTTCCAG TTCCCTCTTTACTGGTTCAGCGTACCCGCCATCATGAAGGGCTGGATAGACCGCGTCTTAACTCAAGGATTTGCTTACACCCTAGGAAACATGTATGACAATGGGATGTTAAAG GGCAAAAAGGCTTTACTTTCAATCACCACTGGAGGAATGGAGTCCATGTATCAGCATGACGGCCTCAATGgggatataaatgttttactgTGGCCGTTACAG AGCGGAGTGCTGCATTTCTGCGGGTTTGAGGTTCTCGCTCCTCAGATCTTCTGGAGTCCAGCACATTGTCCACCACCAGTAAGAACCTCCTTGTTAGACGCATGGCGAGAAAGGGTGAATGGTCTGATGACGGAAAAGCATCTGTCATTTGCTCCGCTTGAATACTTTGACCTCAGTTTTCAAGGAGGTTTCCGGATTCGGCCGGAGGTTAAAGAGAAGTGTGCGTCTCAGTCGCATGGCATCACCACCGCACATCATCTAGGCAAACCACTTCCTCCGGATAACCAGACTAAAGCCAAATAA